The following proteins are encoded in a genomic region of Nicotiana sylvestris chromosome 4, ASM39365v2, whole genome shotgun sequence:
- the LOC138889805 gene encoding uncharacterized protein: MAKQVMQSVNFSDICYIPELNGENYKIWKERILLHLGRMNIDYAIRKGGPHITETSTLVDIALHEQCERSNRLSTMSSRPKLLAIDEQFETSDKALVSILIIKFSSTKLISVRGVREHIMKTPDLEAQWKTLEVEMSETFLVHYILNSLPQQYAPFNISYNTYKDKWSINELLTMCVQEDGRLSMETRESAFMDTQGKRKHQAKKKGKERILVFFLLKERPHEEGLRQVSEMA; the protein is encoded by the exons ATGGCGAAACaag TTATGCAATCTGTGAATTTTTCTGATATTTGTTATATTCCCGAACTTAATGGTGAGAATTATAAGATTTGGAAGGAGAGAATTCTTCTTCATTTAGGGCGCATGAATATTGATTATGCTATTAGGAAAGGCGGACCACATATTACTGAAACTAGCACACTAGTTGATATTGCTCTTCATGAACAATGTGAGCGGTCTAACCGCTTGAGTACCATGTCATCAAGACCAAAACTGCTG GCTATTGATGAACAATTTGAAACTTCAGATAAGGCACTTGTCAGCATCCTAATTATAAAATTCTCATCTACGAAGCTCATTAGTGTGAGAGGTGTGCGTGAGCACATCATGAAAACGCCAGACTTAGAGGCTCAATGGAAAACGCTTGAGGTTGAAATGTCTGAAACTTTCCTTGTGCACTATATATTGAACTCTCTTCCACAACAATATGCTCCCTTTAATATCTCTTATAACACATATAAGGATAAATGGTCTATCAATGAACTTCTGACCATGTGTGTTCAAGAGGATGGCCGATTGTCGATGGAAACAAGAGAAAGTGCATTCATGGATACTCAAGGAAAGAGGAAACATCAAGccaaaaagaagggaaaagaaagaATCCTCGTGTTTTTTTTATTGAAAGAAAGGCCACATGAAGAAGGATTGCGTCAAGTTTCAGAAATGGCTTGA